One region of Bubalus bubalis isolate 160015118507 breed Murrah chromosome 15, NDDB_SH_1, whole genome shotgun sequence genomic DNA includes:
- the FAM110B gene encoding protein FAM110B: MPTESLQTGSMVKPVSPAGTFTSAVPLRILNKGPDYFRRQAEPNPKRLSAVERLEADKAKYVKSQEVINAKQEPVKPAVLAKPPVCPAAKRALGSPTLKGFGGGGGGAKSEGGAPRETLKLEILKNILNSSEGSSTGSGHKHSARNWPAPRADAAELHRHSFAESLRARPAPGRGSPQEGGSHVGRRPPEPASSAAAAADAFLHVSHSSSDIRQGPGARPLKAILPCSSSAPPLPPKPKVAAPAAVKSPEAEATEPAGGVGRRPSLQRSKSDLSDRYFRVDADVERFFNYCGLDPEELENLGMENFARANSDIISLNFRSASMISSDCEQSQDSNSDLRNDDSANDRVPYGISAIERNARIIKWLYSIKQARESQKVSHV; encoded by the coding sequence ATGCCCACGGAGAGCCTACAGACAGGTAGCATGGTGAAGCCGGTCAGCCCCGCCGGCACCTTCACGTCGGCCGTGCCCCTGCGCATCCTCAACAAGGGGCCCGACTACTTTCGCCGCCAGGCGGAGCCCAACCCCAAGAGACTCAGCGCCGTGGAGCGGCTGGAGGCCGACAAGGCCAAGTACGTCAAGAGCCAGGAGGTCATCAACGCCAAGCAGGAGCCCGTGAAGCCGGCGGTGCTGGCCAAGCCCCCCGTGTGCCCCGCCGCCAAGCGCGCGCTCGGCAGCCCCACGCTCAAGGGcttcggcggcggcggcggcggagccaAGAGCGAGGGGGGCGCGCCTCGCGAGACCCTGAAGCTGGAGATCCTCAAGAACATCCTCAACAGCTCCGAAGGCTCGAGCACGGGCTCGGGCCACAAGCACAGCGCGCGGAACTGGCCGGCGCCCCGGGCTGACGCGGCCGAGCTGCACCGGCACTCGTTCGCCGAGTCGCTGCGCGCGCGCCCCGCACCGGGCCGGGGCAGCCCCCAGGAGGGCGGCTCGCACGTGGGCCGCCGGCCGCCCGAGCCCGCCTcttccgccgccgccgccgccgacgCCTTTCTGCACGTGTCGCACAGCTCCTCGGACATCCGCCAGGGGCCCGGGGCCAGGCCCCTGAAGGCCATCCTCCCCTGCAGCAGTTCCGCCCCGCCGCTGCCCCCCAAGCCCAAGGTGGCCGCCCCGGCCGCAGTCAAGTCCCCCGAGGCTGAGGCGACCGAGCCGGCCGGCGGAGTGGGCCGGAGACCCTCGCTGCAGCGCTCCAAGTCAGACTTGAGCGATAGGTATTTCCGCGTGGACGCCGACGTGGAGCGCTTCTTCAACTACTGCGGACTGGATCCAGAGGAGCTGGAGAACCTGGGCATGGAGAACTTCGCGCGGGCCAACTCGGACATCATCTCGCTCAACTTCCGCAGCGCCAGCATGATCAGCTCGGACTGCGAACAGTCTCAGGACAGTAACAGTGACCTTAGGAACGATGACAGTGCCAATGACCGGGTGCCCTATGGCATCTCCGCCATCGAGAGGAACGCGCGCATCATCAAGTGGTTGTACAGCATCAAACAGGCCAGGGAGTCGCAGAAGGTGTCCCACGTGTAA